The DNA region TCTTTCTCAATGATCCCACCCTTCTGATTTTGTTGAGTCGGACGGGCATGTTTCTTGATAAAGTTAACTTTCTCGATAATCACTTTCTGGTTTGACGGGAATGCTTTAAGCACTCGACCTTTCTTTCCTTTATCTTGACCACTAATGACGACGACAAGATCACCCTTTTTGATCCTCATCTTTTTAGGTTGTTTCTTTATATATTTTCTCATCTCTTTATCTCCTCATCTTAGATAACTTCCGGTGCTAAAGAAACGATCTTTGTATAGTGTTTCTCTCTCAGTTCTCTGGCTACAGGTCCGAAGATACGGGTAGCTTTCGGTTCACCCTGATCGTCAATAATAACGGCAGCATTGTCTTCAAAACGGATATAAGAACCGTCGGCTCTTCTGACCTCTTTACTGGTTCTCACTATTACTGCTCGTTCCACAGCCCCTTTCTTGATCTTCCCTTGTGGTGTGATCGCTTTAACTGCGACTACTATAACGTCTCCAACTGAGGCATACTTACGTCTTGTTCCACCCAAGACCTTAATACACTGTGCTCTTTTTGCTCCGGAATTGTCGGCTATCTTCAAGATTGTCTCTACCTGGATCATTTCCGTTCTCCTTATTTACTCTTTTCAATTATTCTGGTAAGGATCCACTTTTTATCTTTACTGAAAGGTCTGTGTTCATGGATCTGGACTGTGTCACCGATCTTTGCTTCGTTATTCTCATCGTGGGCTTTGAACTTCTTATGTTGTCTAACAGTCTTTTTATATAGTGGATGCATAAATTGTCTTTCAACTCTGACAACGATAGTTTTATCCATTTTATCGCTAACTACTTTGCCGATCTTAGTTTGTTTTCTTGCTACAGTCATTTCAACCTCTTTCATTCTTTCGTTCAGTTAAGAGCGTTAGTATTCTGGCAATGTCCTTACGGATGAATCTCATTTTAAGCGGATTTTCCAGGGGATTTCTGGCATTTTGAAATCTCAGATTAAACAACTCTTCCCGCAAATCCTCGACTTTTTGTTTTAATTCGTCGTCAGTAAGCTCTCTTATTTCACTCATCTTCATAATTCTAACCCTTCTCTGGCTACTATTTTTGTTGGAATGGGCAATTTGTGGTTGGCTAATCTCATAGCTTCTTTAGCGATGTTAACATCTACACCTTGGATCTCAAAGAGGATCCTGCCCGGTTTAACCACAGCTACCCAATATTCAGGGGCACCTTTTCCTTTTCCCATTCTTGTCTCAGCAGGTTTTTGGGTTACCGGTTTATCCGGAAAGATCCTGATCCAAACTCTGCCAATTCTTTTCATATGTCGTGTTATCGCAACACGCGCAGCTTCTATTTGTCTACTGGTAATCCAACCCGGTTCTAAAGCAATAAGCCCATAATCTCCAAATGAGACCTCAAAACCACCTTTGGCTAAACCGCTTCTTCTACCACGTTGTTGTTTTCTATATTTTATTTTCTTCGGGGCTAACATTGTTTACTCCTTCACCCTTGAATATTATTTTTCAAACTCTTAGCTCTCAGCTCTTCGCCCTTCTACAGCACATCACCTTTATAGATCCACACTTTAATACCGATAACACCATAAGTTGTAAAGCACTCGGTAATTGCATAATCAATATCAGCTCTCAGCGTATGGAGTGGTGTTCTTCCTTCCTGATACCGCTCGGTACGTGCCATTTCAGCACCACCCAATCTTCCGGAGCACTGAACCTTGATCCCTTCTGCCCCTTCTCTCATCGAAAATCTGATCGCTGACTTCATAGCCCGACGGAAAGATACTCTTTCTCTTAGTTGCCGGGAGATCTCTTGTCCTACCAGTTTGGCATCAAGCCATGGTTTCTTGATCTCATTAATATTGATAAAAACTGTTAAAGGATTATGTCTGTTTTTATTGATCAGTACTGTCAACTCATTACGCAATTGTTCGATCTCTGCACCTTTACGTCCGATCACCTGACCTGGTCGGGCAGTATGAATATCAATAGACATAGAGTTCGTTTTGCGGAATATGGCAATTTTTGAGACCATGGCATTCTTTAATCTGCTAATAAGATACTTTTTAACCATTAGGTCTTCATGGAAATTATCTACATATTCTTTTCCGCTGGCAAACCAGATTGAATCGAAATCCTTATTTATCCCGAGTCTTAAACACACCGGATTAATTTTCTGTCCCAATTATGCCTCCTCTTCTTTTTGAGCTATGGCTAATGTAATATGACATGTTCTTTTCCGAATAATATTTGCTCTCCCTAATGCTCTCGGCATATAACGTCTCATAACCGGACCGTCATCGGCAAATGCTTTCGATACAAAATAACTATCGAGCTCTGTTTTACCCTCTTTCTCGGCAACACTTGCTATTGCTGAGTTGAGCAATTTTTCAACTTTCACAGCAAATCTCTTCTGGGAAAATGTCAGAATTTTTCGGGCATCATTAATATTCTTGCCTCTAATTAGATCCAAGATCAACCTTGCCTTCCTTGCGGAACCTCTCAAGTTTCTTACTCTGGCGGTCGCTTCCATCTATTACTCCTTACTCAAATTTTACTTTAGCTCTCAGCTCCGAGCCAATAGCCCTTAGCTCCTGGCTAACTTATCTTCCTTTTTCTTTTTTCTTCTTTTCTTTATGTCCCCGATATGTCCGGGTCGGAGAGAATTCACCGAGTTTGTGTCCTACCATATTTTCGGTAATAAAAACCGGGACGAACTTTTTCCCGTTATGAACAGCAAAAGTATGTCCGATAAAATCCGGAGTGACGGTAGATCTGCGTGACCATGTCTTTATCACGGTTTTCTTATTCTCTTCATTCAGTTTCTGAACCTTGATCATCAAATGATCATCAATAAAAGGTCCTTTTTTGATCGATCGAGCCATTTATTTCCTCCAACCCTATTTCTTTTTCATCGCTTTTATGATGTATCTGTTGGATAGTTTACGTTTCTTTCTGGTCTTTCCACCCTTAGCCAATTTACCCCATGGTGATACGGGATGTCTTCCACCGGAGCTCTTACCTTCGCCACCACCCATAGGATGGTCTATCGGGTTCATTGCTACACCTCTGACGGTTGATCTGATGCCCAGCCATCTCTTTCTCCCTGCTTTACCGAAGACGATCAGGTTATGTTCGGTGTTACCCATTTGTCCGATAGTCGCCAGACACTCTTTTCTCAGCAGGTAGATATCATTGGAGGGGAGTTTTACATGAACGTAATTCCCTTCTTTTGCCACTACCTGAGCAAAAGAACCGGCGCTTCTGGCGATCTGGCCACCTCTCCCCGGTTTATATTCCACATTATGAACAATAGAACCGAGTGGTATTCTCTCTAAAGGCATGGCATTGCCAACCGCTATTGCTGCTTCCTGACCAGACATCACTGTCTTGCCCACCTTGATACCCAGGGGTGCCAGAATATATCTCTTTTCTCCATCAACATAATGAAGCAGAGCTATTCTTGCCGAACGATTGGGATCATATTCAATGGCAGCGACTTTAGCCGGGATATTATGCTTGTTTCTTTTGAAATCAATGATCCTGTAATGTCTTTTATGTCCACCCCCTCTGTGTCGGCAGGTGATCCTTCCTTGATTGTTTCTTCCGGCTTTACTTTTTAATGGTCTGATGAGTGACTTTTCAGGTTCTTTCTTTGTTATCTCATCGAATGTATAACCGGTTTTGAACCTCATGGTTGATGTTATTGGTTTATATGATTTTATACCCATTATATTACCTCTCTATTAACTCGTATCTCATAACTCACAACTCATTTTTCTCTATACCTCAAAATCAGGGATTGAGTAGCCCTTTTTCAAAGTAACTATTGCTTTTTTCCAATCCGGACGTTTACCTTCAAATCTACCCATTCTCTTGATTTTGCCTCTCATTTGCATGGTGTTAACATCAGTCACTACCACAGAAAAGATCTTCTCGATCGCTTTTTTGATCTCGATCTTATTGGCTCTTGTGCTCACCTTAAATGAATAGGAGTTGTTATGGCTGAGCTGATTACCTGATTTCTCCGTCAATATCGGAGATATAATTATTTCACGTATATGTTTCATTTACTAAATACCCCCTCTACAGTTTTCAGAGCTGTTTCTGTGAAGAGTAAGTATTTGGTTTTGAGTATTTCATAGGGGTAAATACTATCGGCTCTGTCCGTTTCAATACCTGGCAGATTGGCAAATGATCTGACCAGATTTGGATCACTACCGTCAATAACGAGCAGTTTTCTCCCTTTATCCGGTATGATCTTTGTCAACAGCTCTAATGCCTGTTTTGTATTTGGGTTATCGAATTTAAGATCTTCGATGATCATAATATGACCATCTTTGGCTTTTTCTGTTAAGCATATCTTCAGAGCGAGCCGTTTCTTCTTTTTGGGTATCGGTTTTGACCAATCTTTCGGTTTCGGTCCAAAAGCCCTGCCTCCCCCAACTCTGACCGGAGATCTGCGTGAACCGGCACGGGCGTTACCTGTTCCTTTCTGACGATACATTTTGGCTGTTGTCCCTTTCACTTCAGAACGACCTTTAACTGCAGAGGTACCTTGTCTTTGGTTTGCTAAATACATGTTTACTATTTCGTAGATCAAAGCTTCTTTGTTATCTGTAATAA from Candidatus Cloacimonadota bacterium includes:
- the rplX gene encoding 50S ribosomal protein L24; amino-acid sequence: MRIKKGDLVVVISGQDKGKKGRVLKAFPSNQKVIIEKVNFIKKHARPTQQNQKGGIIEKEAPIHVSNVQLFNEKIGEKTKPVFKKVGDSRVRVCKKTGDEI
- the rplN gene encoding 50S ribosomal protein L14 — protein: MIQVETILKIADNSGAKRAQCIKVLGGTRRKYASVGDVIVVAVKAITPQGKIKKGAVERAVIVRTSKEVRRADGSYIRFEDNAAVIIDDQGEPKATRIFGPVARELREKHYTKIVSLAPEVI
- the rpsQ gene encoding 30S ribosomal protein S17, whose product is MKEVEMTVARKQTKIGKVVSDKMDKTIVVRVERQFMHPLYKKTVRQHKKFKAHDENNEAKIGDTVQIHEHRPFSKDKKWILTRIIEKSK
- the rpmC gene encoding 50S ribosomal protein L29, whose protein sequence is MKMSEIRELTDDELKQKVEDLREELFNLRFQNARNPLENPLKMRFIRKDIARILTLLTERKNERG
- the rplP gene encoding 50S ribosomal protein L16, with translation MLAPKKIKYRKQQRGRRSGLAKGGFEVSFGDYGLIALEPGWITSRQIEAARVAITRHMKRIGRVWIRIFPDKPVTQKPAETRMGKGKGAPEYWVAVVKPGRILFEIQGVDVNIAKEAMRLANHKLPIPTKIVAREGLEL
- the rpsC gene encoding 30S ribosomal protein S3, whose amino-acid sequence is MGQKINPVCLRLGINKDFDSIWFASGKEYVDNFHEDLMVKKYLISRLKNAMVSKIAIFRKTNSMSIDIHTARPGQVIGRKGAEIEQLRNELTVLINKNRHNPLTVFININEIKKPWLDAKLVGQEISRQLRERVSFRRAMKSAIRFSMREGAEGIKVQCSGRLGGAEMARTERYQEGRTPLHTLRADIDYAITECFTTYGVIGIKVWIYKGDVL
- the rplV gene encoding 50S ribosomal protein L22 → MEATARVRNLRGSARKARLILDLIRGKNINDARKILTFSQKRFAVKVEKLLNSAIASVAEKEGKTELDSYFVSKAFADDGPVMRRYMPRALGRANIIRKRTCHITLAIAQKEEEA
- the rpsS gene encoding 30S ribosomal protein S19; this encodes MARSIKKGPFIDDHLMIKVQKLNEENKKTVIKTWSRRSTVTPDFIGHTFAVHNGKKFVPVFITENMVGHKLGEFSPTRTYRGHKEKKKKEKGR
- the rplB gene encoding 50S ribosomal protein L2 codes for the protein MGIKSYKPITSTMRFKTGYTFDEITKKEPEKSLIRPLKSKAGRNNQGRITCRHRGGGHKRHYRIIDFKRNKHNIPAKVAAIEYDPNRSARIALLHYVDGEKRYILAPLGIKVGKTVMSGQEAAIAVGNAMPLERIPLGSIVHNVEYKPGRGGQIARSAGSFAQVVAKEGNYVHVKLPSNDIYLLRKECLATIGQMGNTEHNLIVFGKAGRKRWLGIRSTVRGVAMNPIDHPMGGGEGKSSGGRHPVSPWGKLAKGGKTRKKRKLSNRYIIKAMKKK
- the rplW gene encoding 50S ribosomal protein L23, whose amino-acid sequence is MKHIREIIISPILTEKSGNQLSHNNSYSFKVSTRANKIEIKKAIEKIFSVVVTDVNTMQMRGKIKRMGRFEGKRPDWKKAIVTLKKGYSIPDFEV
- the rplD gene encoding 50S ribosomal protein L4; the protein is MLEAVKYSTTGEKIGTVPLNEAIFNVITDNKEALIYEIVNMYLANQRQGTSAVKGRSEVKGTTAKMYRQKGTGNARAGSRRSPVRVGGGRAFGPKPKDWSKPIPKKKKRLALKICLTEKAKDGHIMIIEDLKFDNPNTKQALELLTKIIPDKGRKLLVIDGSDPNLVRSFANLPGIETDRADSIYPYEILKTKYLLFTETALKTVEGVFSK